From Woronichinia naegeliana WA131, the proteins below share one genomic window:
- a CDS encoding phosphatase PAP2 family protein: MTLKIPFKTPSPKPVESVPWLQAIGIVPLIISLIIIVLLATVGPLFASNQEIALDVALLEKLHQFIPGFVGQILRLIYMITGVHVTLFFVLGSLGLLLWKRYWEEAKFLAFATLGILLIIDRVLKPLFNRIRPGSFSSDLSSLVDVDGKSFPSGHAAGSVVFYFYMAFLLATHFPQHRFYIYLGATGWVGLIGLSSMYCRVHWGSDIFAGYAVGYIWLTLSLALLKRADPQTYFAKTTQL, from the coding sequence ATGACCTTGAAGATTCCCTTTAAAACACCATCCCCAAAGCCCGTAGAAAGTGTGCCCTGGCTTCAGGCGATCGGTATCGTTCCACTGATTATTTCTCTGATTATTATTGTCTTACTTGCCACAGTGGGGCCATTGTTTGCTTCCAATCAAGAAATTGCCCTAGATGTCGCTCTTTTAGAAAAATTGCATCAGTTCATTCCGGGCTTTGTTGGTCAGATCTTGCGACTGATTTATATGATCACTGGAGTCCATGTCACCTTATTTTTTGTGCTAGGTTCCCTGGGATTATTGCTCTGGAAACGCTATTGGGAAGAAGCAAAATTTTTAGCCTTTGCTACCTTGGGAATACTGTTAATCATTGACCGAGTCCTAAAACCCTTATTTAATCGCATTCGTCCAGGTTCTTTTTCGAGTGATTTGTCTAGTTTAGTGGATGTGGATGGTAAAAGTTTTCCCAGTGGCCATGCGGCGGGTAGTGTGGTTTTTTATTTTTATATGGCTTTTTTGTTGGCAACCCATTTTCCTCAACACCGTTTTTATATTTATCTAGGCGCAACCGGTTGGGTCGGATTGATTGGTCTGAGCAGTATGTATTGCCGTGTTCATTGGGGTAGTGATATTTTTGCGGGCTATGCTGTCGGTTATATTTGGTTGACTTTATCCCTGGCCTTGCTCAAACGAGCAGATCCTCAAACCTATTTTGCAAAAACGACTCAACTATGA
- the mutS gene encoding DNA mismatch repair protein MutS — MTFSPDPVSPPTVEVATSKAPHRDYRPLDRSKLTPMFQHYTEVKEQYPGALLLYRVGDFFECFFQDSVIIARELELILTSKDGGKEIGRVSMTGVPHHALERYSRQLVEKGYAVAICDQVEDAADAAAEKRMVERQVTKLLTPGTLTDDSMLPARRNNFLAAIALSGEHWGLAHADISTGEFFTTQSTNLEALGLELLRLQPSEVLVPTNAPDVRNILRPGEKSEHLPTCLPESFCYSLRSQTPFSLMEAKQRLLDTFRVRSLEGMGCDGLPLAIRAAGGLLEYIEDTQKSNLVPIQPLKTYSLTDFLILDHQTRRNLEINQTVRDGSFHGSLLWALDRTCTAMGGRALRRWLLQPLLDFKGIRARQKTIQELMDNPPLRQDIRQLLKSIYDLERLTGRIGAGSANARDLLALAESLVRLTDLSYLASQGNSPYLKALHLVPPALEELGRYAIAHLVENPPLHLKEGGVIRSGINADLDGMRQRLEEDKQWLANLEVTERQRTGIPNLKVGYNKTFGYYLTLPRSKAEQAPENYLRKQTLVNEERYITPELKERETRILTAQDDLNQLEYEIFTEVRSKVAEKAQAIRDIAKAVAALDVLSGLAEVAVYQGYCCPEIVEGRLLRIEEGRHPVVEQSLSAGFFVPNSTDLGDLNGQSHPDLIILTGPNASGKSCYLRQVGLIQLLAQTGSFVPAKSAQLAVCDRIFTRVGAVDDLATGQSTFMVEMNETANILNHATPRSLILLDEIGRGTATFDGLSIAWAVAEYLAMEIQARTIFATHYHELNELASILDNVANYQVTVKELPNEIVFLHQVQPGGADKSYGIEAGRLAGLPSSVIRRAKQVMGQIEKHSKIAMGLRQGIQKKKVSVPSIKSGHQVEQLDIFAD, encoded by the coding sequence ATGACCTTCTCGCCCGATCCAGTTTCTCCCCCTACCGTAGAAGTTGCCACGAGCAAGGCTCCCCATCGAGATTATCGTCCTTTGGATCGCAGTAAATTAACCCCCATGTTTCAGCACTATACGGAGGTGAAGGAACAGTATCCAGGGGCGTTATTACTCTATCGAGTTGGAGACTTTTTCGAGTGTTTTTTTCAGGATTCGGTCATCATTGCCAGGGAATTAGAACTCATTTTAACTAGCAAAGATGGCGGGAAAGAAATCGGTCGAGTTTCTATGACCGGCGTGCCTCACCATGCTCTAGAACGCTACAGTCGGCAATTGGTAGAAAAGGGCTATGCGGTGGCCATCTGTGATCAGGTGGAAGATGCGGCAGATGCGGCGGCGGAAAAGCGCATGGTAGAGCGACAGGTGACAAAATTACTCACGCCTGGGACGTTAACCGATGATAGTATGCTGCCAGCCAGACGGAATAATTTTTTGGCCGCGATCGCCTTATCAGGAGAACATTGGGGATTAGCCCATGCCGATATTTCAACGGGGGAATTTTTTACCACCCAATCCACGAATTTAGAAGCTCTAGGTTTAGAACTATTACGATTGCAACCGTCGGAAGTTTTAGTGCCAACCAACGCGCCGGATGTGAGAAATATTTTACGACCAGGGGAAAAATCTGAACATTTGCCCACCTGTTTACCCGAATCTTTTTGCTATTCCTTGCGATCGCAAACTCCCTTCAGTTTAATGGAAGCTAAACAGCGATTATTAGACACATTTCGAGTGCGTTCTTTAGAAGGCATGGGTTGTGATGGTTTACCCTTGGCTATTCGAGCGGCGGGCGGACTGTTGGAATATATTGAAGATACCCAAAAATCAAATTTAGTCCCGATTCAACCTCTAAAAACCTACAGTTTGACTGATTTTCTCATCCTTGATCACCAAACTCGTCGCAATTTAGAAATTAACCAAACAGTACGAGATGGTAGTTTTCATGGTTCCTTACTGTGGGCTTTAGATCGCACCTGTACGGCGATGGGGGGACGGGCCTTGCGGCGTTGGTTATTGCAACCTTTGTTAGATTTTAAAGGTATTCGCGCCAGACAAAAAACCATTCAAGAGTTAATGGATAATCCCCCTCTGCGTCAAGATATTCGGCAATTATTAAAAAGTATTTATGATTTGGAACGGTTAACGGGACGGATTGGGGCGGGCAGTGCCAATGCGCGAGATTTATTGGCTTTAGCGGAATCCTTAGTGCGATTAACAGATTTGTCCTACCTAGCCAGTCAAGGGAATTCTCCCTATCTCAAAGCCTTACATTTAGTACCACCGGCATTAGAAGAACTGGGCCGTTATGCGATCGCCCATTTAGTCGAAAATCCACCGCTTCATCTCAAAGAGGGAGGTGTAATTCGCAGTGGAATTAATGCTGATTTGGACGGAATGCGTCAACGTTTAGAAGAGGATAAACAATGGTTAGCTAATTTAGAAGTGACTGAACGACAACGCACTGGTATTCCTAACTTAAAAGTAGGCTATAACAAAACCTTTGGCTATTATTTAACTTTACCGAGAAGTAAAGCTGAACAAGCCCCTGAAAATTATCTACGGAAACAAACTCTGGTCAATGAAGAACGCTATATTACCCCTGAATTAAAGGAACGAGAAACCCGTATTTTAACGGCGCAGGATGATCTTAATCAATTGGAATATGAAATTTTTACGGAAGTACGCAGTAAGGTGGCGGAAAAGGCCCAGGCGATTCGAGATATTGCTAAAGCGGTGGCAGCCTTGGATGTTTTATCGGGTTTAGCCGAGGTCGCGGTTTATCAAGGTTATTGTTGTCCTGAAATCGTGGAAGGGCGTTTGCTACGTATAGAAGAAGGCCGACATCCGGTGGTAGAACAATCCTTGAGTGCCGGTTTCTTTGTGCCTAATTCAACGGATTTGGGGGATCTTAATGGCCAAAGTCATCCTGATTTAATTATTTTGACGGGGCCTAATGCCAGTGGTAAAAGTTGTTATTTGCGTCAGGTGGGTCTTATTCAATTATTGGCTCAAACCGGCAGTTTTGTACCCGCAAAATCGGCTCAATTAGCAGTCTGCGATCGCATTTTTACGCGGGTCGGTGCGGTGGATGATTTAGCGACAGGTCAATCGACCTTTATGGTAGAAATGAATGAAACTGCTAATATTTTGAATCATGCGACTCCTCGTTCTTTAATTTTATTAGATGAAATTGGACGGGGAACGGCTACTTTTGACGGTTTATCGATCGCCTGGGCGGTGGCTGAATATTTAGCAATGGAAATACAAGCTCGCACTATTTTTGCTACCCACTACCATGAATTAAATGAGTTGGCTTCTATTTTAGATAATGTGGCTAACTATCAAGTAACGGTGAAAGAGTTGCCCAATGAAATTGTCTTTTTACATCAGGTACAACCAGGGGGAGCCGATAAATCCTATGGTATTGAAGCTGGACGTTTAGCGGGTTTACCGAGTTCTGTGATTCGTCGAGCTAAACAGGTGATGGGACAAATTGAAAAGCACAGTAAAATTGCGATGGGTTTAAGGCAGGGTATTCAGAAAAAGAAGGTATCTGTTCCGAGTATAAAGTCAGGGCATCAGGTTGAGCAGTTGGATATTTTTGCGGATTAA
- the hypE gene encoding hydrogenase expression/formation protein HypE, which produces MKDLIEQIFLAHFDNPLLALLEDQARFDLASLTALGDRLALTTDSYVVDPLFFPGSDIGALAINGTVNDLAVSGAIPLYLTCSVILEEGLPIATLKQVVASMKQAAIAAGVQIVTGDTKVLPRGSVDKIFINTTGVGVIRTGVSPAAQSIQPGDVILVNGFLGNHGAAIMVAREDLALTTTIESDCQPLNSLVEAILAVCPQVRAMRDATRGGLATVLNEFAQSAGVGIRLEESALPIQPEVEGLCELLGLDPLYLANEGKLVVVVPRSHSETVLAAMQAHPMGKESQIIGEAIAEPPGFVFLKTAFGTERILDLLVSDPLPRIC; this is translated from the coding sequence ATGAAGGATTTAATCGAGCAGATTTTTCTGGCCCATTTTGATAATCCCCTTTTAGCTCTCCTTGAAGATCAGGCCCGCTTTGATCTGGCTAGTTTAACTGCTTTGGGCGATCGCCTGGCTTTGACAACGGACTCCTATGTGGTAGATCCTCTCTTTTTTCCTGGGAGTGATATTGGGGCCTTGGCGATTAACGGCACGGTCAATGATTTGGCGGTCAGTGGAGCCATTCCGCTTTATTTAACCTGTAGCGTTATTCTCGAAGAGGGACTGCCCATTGCGACCCTAAAACAGGTGGTGGCCAGTATGAAACAGGCGGCGATCGCGGCAGGCGTGCAGATTGTCACTGGAGATACAAAGGTCTTACCCAGGGGATCGGTGGATAAAATTTTTATTAATACCACTGGAGTCGGTGTGATTCGGACGGGAGTATCACCAGCAGCCCAAAGTATTCAACCAGGGGATGTGATTTTGGTAAACGGTTTTTTGGGTAATCATGGGGCCGCCATTATGGTAGCGAGGGAAGATTTGGCGTTAACGACCACCATTGAGAGTGATTGTCAGCCCTTAAATAGTCTAGTGGAGGCGATTTTAGCGGTTTGTCCTCAAGTACGGGCTATGCGAGATGCCACTCGTGGCGGTTTAGCAACGGTCTTAAATGAGTTTGCCCAGAGTGCAGGGGTTGGTATTCGTCTAGAGGAATCGGCCTTGCCTATTCAGCCAGAAGTGGAAGGGTTATGTGAACTACTAGGGCTTGATCCGCTTTATTTGGCCAATGAAGGAAAATTAGTGGTGGTCGTGCCGCGATCGCATTCTGAGACAGTATTAGCGGCCATGCAGGCCCATCCGATGGGCAAGGAAAGTCAAATTATTGGCGAGGCGATCGCTGAACCGCCAGGGTTTGTTTTCCTGAAAACTGCCTTTGGAACGGAAAGAATTCTTGATCTGTTAGTAAGCGATCCCTTACCCAGAATTTGTTAA
- a CDS encoding long-chain fatty acid--CoA ligase — MAALVDYRSVKSLPEVWRIAAATFSGILALQDPHSKPPVSLTYGELYQKLEQFAIGLQQLGVQPQDKVAIFADNSPRWFIADQGSMLSGATNVVRSSQADREELLYILADSQSRSLIVEDRKTLDKLRTGLTDLALDFVILLSDETPDPDFPIKQLNFSQVLALSNDQELKPVDQNEQTLATLIYTSGTTGQPKGVMLSHGNLLHQVKELKAILHPQPGDRALSILPSWHSYERSGEYFLLSQGCTLIYTSIRTFKADLKKFKPDHMVGVPRLWESLYEGIQKQFRDQSEKEQELIHSFFKVSGRYMLMKRIAENLSLDHLHVSGFYRFFARLQCLLLSPLHQLGDRLIYQKVREGTGGNLKTLVSGGGSLAKHLDDFYEIVGIPLLVGYGLTETSPVTNARTPERNLRYSSGKPIPYTEIRIVDPETRQPLPPEAKGLVLIRGPQIMQGYYNKPEATAKVIDSDGWFDSGDLGWVTQANDLVLTGREKDTIVLSNGENIEPQPIEDACIRSPYIDQIMLVGQDQKSLGALIVPNLDALNQWIRSQSLGLTLPPEDTALAQLSQTDLYDKTILGLFRQELNREVKNRPGYRPDDQIKVFSLILEPFSQNNGMMTQTLKIKRPVVTEHYRGIIDGMFAKS; from the coding sequence ATGGCTGCCCTGGTTGACTATCGTTCTGTTAAATCTTTGCCGGAAGTTTGGCGTATTGCCGCAGCAACATTCTCTGGAATCTTGGCTCTCCAAGACCCTCACAGTAAACCACCCGTGAGTTTGACTTATGGGGAACTCTATCAAAAACTAGAACAATTTGCCATTGGCTTACAGCAATTAGGGGTTCAACCCCAGGATAAGGTGGCGATTTTTGCCGATAATAGTCCCCGTTGGTTTATTGCCGATCAGGGAAGTATGCTGTCGGGAGCAACCAATGTGGTGCGTTCTTCCCAGGCAGATCGAGAAGAATTGCTTTATATTCTGGCTGACAGTCAAAGTCGTAGCCTAATCGTTGAAGATCGCAAAACCTTGGACAAACTCAGGACTGGCTTAACGGATCTGGCCTTAGATTTTGTCATTTTACTTTCGGACGAAACCCCTGACCCGGATTTTCCGATCAAACAACTCAATTTTTCTCAGGTGCTGGCTCTTAGCAATGATCAAGAACTAAAACCCGTTGATCAAAATGAACAGACTTTAGCCACCTTAATTTATACCTCTGGAACCACTGGCCAACCCAAAGGGGTAATGCTCTCTCATGGTAATTTGTTACACCAGGTTAAGGAGTTAAAAGCGATTCTCCATCCTCAACCCGGCGATCGCGCCTTAAGTATTCTTCCCTCCTGGCATTCCTATGAGCGTAGTGGAGAATATTTTCTCCTATCCCAGGGTTGTACCTTGATTTACACCAGTATTCGGACGTTTAAGGCTGATTTAAAGAAATTTAAACCGGATCACATGGTGGGTGTACCGCGACTGTGGGAATCTCTCTACGAAGGTATTCAAAAACAATTTCGAGATCAATCTGAGAAGGAACAGGAACTGATTCACTCTTTCTTTAAGGTTTCTGGACGCTATATGTTGATGAAACGCATTGCCGAGAATCTTAGTCTCGATCATCTCCATGTTTCTGGCTTCTACCGTTTTTTTGCCCGCCTTCAGTGTCTCTTACTCTCTCCTCTCCATCAACTCGGCGATCGCCTAATTTATCAAAAAGTGCGCGAGGGAACGGGGGGCAATCTCAAGACTCTCGTGAGCGGTGGCGGTTCCTTAGCCAAACATTTGGATGATTTCTATGAAATTGTTGGTATTCCTCTGCTAGTGGGTTACGGATTAACAGAAACGTCCCCGGTCACCAATGCTCGTACTCCTGAACGGAATCTTCGTTATTCTTCCGGCAAACCCATCCCCTACACGGAAATTCGCATTGTGGATCCGGAAACCCGTCAACCCTTACCGCCGGAAGCAAAAGGTCTGGTTTTGATTCGTGGCCCTCAAATCATGCAAGGGTACTATAATAAGCCGGAAGCTACCGCCAAAGTGATCGATTCAGACGGCTGGTTTGATAGTGGCGATCTGGGTTGGGTAACCCAGGCGAATGATCTGGTGCTAACGGGACGGGAAAAAGATACTATTGTATTGAGTAATGGCGAAAACATTGAACCCCAACCCATTGAGGATGCTTGTATTCGCAGTCCCTACATTGATCAGATTATGTTAGTGGGGCAGGATCAAAAATCTTTAGGGGCTTTAATTGTGCCGAATTTGGATGCCTTGAATCAATGGATTCGGAGTCAATCCCTGGGTCTTACTTTGCCGCCCGAAGATACGGCTCTAGCGCAACTCTCCCAAACCGATCTCTATGACAAGACGATACTAGGGCTTTTCCGACAGGAGTTAAATCGAGAAGTTAAAAACCGCCCTGGCTATCGTCCCGATGATCAAATTAAGGTTTTTAGCCTCATCTTGGAACCCTTTTCCCAAAATAATGGCATGATGACCCAAACCCTAAAAATTAAACGTCCTGTCGTGACCGAACATTATCGCGGTATTATTGATGGGATGTTTGCTAAGTCCTGA
- a CDS encoding IS607 family transposase: protein MEGFIIAKYVKPKTAAGMLGVHVRTLVKWEQEGKIQAIKTPSGQRRYDIESYTGKYVEPTRVTVIYARVSSRGQSEDLSRQVAVLQEKYPQAEVVSEIGGGLNFKRQKLTTLLERVMSGDVATIVVAHQDRLARFGFDWLDWFCRKFGCSIVVLNETNLSPEAEMVEDILAILDCFSSRLYGLGKYKTQIKKDKSLSQSGVEETVE, encoded by the coding sequence ATTGAGGGATTTATTATCGCAAAATATGTTAAACCCAAAACCGCAGCAGGAATGCTCGGAGTCCACGTCCGAACCCTGGTTAAATGGGAGCAGGAAGGGAAAATCCAAGCAATTAAAACCCCGTCAGGACAAAGGCGATACGACATTGAATCCTATACAGGAAAATATGTTGAGCCAACTAGAGTTACCGTTATTTACGCTCGTGTCAGCAGTAGGGGACAATCCGAAGACCTCTCAAGACAAGTCGCCGTCCTCCAAGAAAAGTACCCGCAAGCGGAAGTCGTTAGCGAAATCGGTGGAGGACTCAACTTCAAAAGGCAAAAACTTACAACCTTATTGGAACGAGTCATGTCTGGAGATGTCGCAACAATTGTGGTCGCTCACCAAGATAGGCTTGCCCGATTTGGATTTGATTGGCTTGACTGGTTCTGCCGAAAGTTTGGATGCTCAATCGTGGTTCTCAATGAGACAAATCTCTCTCCTGAAGCCGAGATGGTTGAAGACATCCTCGCCATTCTCGATTGTTTCTCAAGCCGATTATACGGACTCGGAAAGTATAAAACTCAGATCAAGAAAGATAAAAGTTTATCCCAGTCTGGAGTTGAAGAAACAGTGGAATAA
- a CDS encoding YlqD family protein, whose protein sequence is MDDAKTSLLLKRPVTVKVIVTPRWKEEMQQQLQAQISQLDGQIQQLELQGQRAIAEIQKQSITPLQPQVLQQIDNIQIQVNQQKSEMLEQKNQMLQQMQQVQFLDLDQEVAQAQMESFFRIEIGDNLVQKLNVEVVLRDGVVEEIRGDI, encoded by the coding sequence ATGGATGACGCAAAAACCAGTCTGCTTCTAAAACGCCCAGTGACGGTTAAGGTGATTGTGACACCTCGCTGGAAAGAAGAGATGCAGCAACAACTCCAAGCCCAAATTAGTCAGCTTGATGGCCAGATTCAACAACTTGAGCTACAGGGTCAACGGGCGATCGCCGAAATTCAGAAACAGAGTATTACGCCCTTACAGCCCCAGGTACTTCAGCAAATTGACAATATCCAAATCCAGGTCAATCAGCAAAAAAGTGAAATGTTGGAGCAGAAAAATCAAATGCTTCAACAAATGCAGCAAGTACAGTTCCTTGATTTAGATCAGGAAGTGGCCCAAGCGCAAATGGAAAGCTTTTTCCGCATTGAAATAGGGGATAACCTCGTACAAAAACTGAATGTAGAAGTTGTACTCAGGGATGGCGTTGTAGAAGAAATTCGCGGCGATATTTAA
- a CDS encoding hydrogenase maturation nickel metallochaperone HypA, whose amino-acid sequence MHELGITQSIIDIALQYAQGQSVSHVTLEIGQLTAIDPRSIEFCFDACCRGTLLEGAVLEILERPGLARCRQCGAEVALEQPFGVCICGSLNLEIIQGMELQLKELETIDD is encoded by the coding sequence ATGCACGAATTAGGGATTACCCAAAGTATTATTGATATTGCCCTTCAGTATGCCCAGGGTCAATCCGTCAGCCATGTCACCCTAGAAATTGGTCAACTCACTGCCATTGATCCCCGTTCTATTGAATTTTGTTTTGATGCTTGTTGTCGAGGCACTTTATTAGAAGGGGCAGTTTTAGAAATTTTAGAAAGGCCTGGATTAGCCCGTTGTCGTCAATGTGGGGCAGAAGTGGCCCTTGAACAACCCTTTGGTGTTTGCATCTGTGGTAGTCTCAACCTCGAAATTATCCAAGGTATGGAATTACAACTTAAGGAACTAGAAACCATCGATGATTGA